A window of Pantoea agglomerans contains these coding sequences:
- a CDS encoding FlxA-like family protein: MSSISALLASTVSSSGGSDGSVSSQISALNKQIQSITRQVKELADNQELTDEQKSEMEQMYQSQIAMLEAQIAQLEQKQNEQAQQKSEPANQMSDAQSADGINRPTATNQLNVYI; encoded by the coding sequence ATGTCATCAATATCCGCTTTATTAGCCAGCACGGTTAGTAGCAGCGGCGGGAGCGACGGCAGCGTGTCGTCGCAGATTTCCGCGCTAAATAAACAGATCCAGAGCATCACCAGGCAGGTTAAAGAGCTTGCAGATAATCAGGAGCTGACCGACGAGCAGAAGTCGGAAATGGAACAGATGTACCAGTCACAGATCGCAATGCTCGAAGCGCAAATCGCCCAGCTTGAACAGAAACAAAACGAGCAGGCACAGCAGAAAAGCGAACCGGCGAATCAGATGAGCGACGCCCAGAGCGCCGACGGCATCAATCGCCCGACCGCAACCAATCAGCTAAACGTTTATATCTAA
- the ligA gene encoding NAD-dependent DNA ligase LigA, protein MKSVQDQITELRTTLRHHEYLYHVMDAPEIPDAEYDRLMRELRALEEQHPELITPDSPTQRVGAAPLTVFEQVRHEVPMLSLDNTFDEAGFLAFNKRVQDRLKNSDDIAYCCELKLDGLAVSLLYENGLLTRAATRGDGTTGENITANVRTIGAIPLRLKGDDVPARLEVRGEVFMTQRGFEKLNAEARRTDGKIFANPRNAAAGSLRQLDPRITAKRPLTFFCYGFGLLEGGELPGSHYARLQQFKAWGLPVSDRIKLVHSADEALAFYRQVEETRPELGFDIDGVVIKVDSQELQERLGFVARAPRWAVAFKFPAQEQMTFVRDVEFQVGRTGAVTPVARLEPVLVAGAMVSNATLHNADEIERLGLRIGDKVVIRRAGDVIPQVVNVVLSERPADAREVVFPAHCPVCGSDVERVEGEAVTRCTGGLICGAQRKEALKHFVSRRAMDVDGLGDKIIDQLVETEYVKTPADLFRLTPEKLLGLDRMGPKSAQNVVNALEKAKSTTLARFLYALGIREVGEATAANLANHFGELQKVMDADLEALIAVQDVGTVVATHVRNFMEEESNREIIRQLVEETGVHWPKIDVVKAEEIDSPFAGKTVVLTGSLTQLTRDEAKDRLTALGAKVSGSVSKKTDLVIAGEAAGSKLVKAQELGIEVIDEAEMIRRLDA, encoded by the coding sequence ATGAAATCCGTTCAGGACCAGATCACCGAACTGCGCACCACGCTGCGCCATCATGAGTACCTTTACCACGTCATGGACGCGCCCGAAATACCGGACGCCGAATATGACCGCCTGATGCGCGAGCTGCGCGCGCTGGAAGAGCAGCATCCCGAACTTATCACGCCTGACTCGCCGACCCAGCGCGTCGGCGCCGCGCCGCTGACGGTATTCGAGCAGGTGCGCCATGAGGTGCCGATGCTCTCGCTGGACAATACCTTCGACGAAGCCGGTTTCCTCGCCTTTAACAAGCGCGTGCAGGATCGGCTGAAAAACAGCGACGATATCGCCTACTGCTGCGAACTCAAGCTGGATGGCCTGGCGGTGAGCCTGCTTTATGAAAACGGCCTGCTGACGCGTGCCGCCACCCGCGGCGACGGCACCACAGGCGAAAATATCACCGCCAACGTTCGCACCATCGGCGCCATCCCGCTGCGCCTGAAGGGTGACGATGTTCCCGCGCGGCTGGAAGTGCGCGGCGAAGTCTTTATGACGCAGCGCGGCTTTGAGAAGCTGAACGCCGAAGCGCGCCGCACCGACGGCAAGATCTTCGCCAACCCGCGCAACGCCGCCGCCGGCTCGCTGCGCCAGCTCGATCCGCGCATCACCGCGAAGCGTCCGCTTACTTTTTTCTGCTACGGCTTCGGGCTGCTGGAAGGCGGCGAGCTGCCGGGCAGCCACTATGCGCGTCTGCAGCAGTTTAAAGCCTGGGGACTGCCGGTCAGCGATCGTATTAAGCTGGTACACAGCGCGGACGAGGCGCTGGCCTTCTACCGTCAGGTTGAGGAGACGCGTCCAGAGCTGGGATTTGATATCGACGGCGTGGTAATCAAAGTTGACTCGCAGGAACTGCAGGAGCGCCTCGGGTTTGTGGCGCGCGCGCCGCGTTGGGCGGTCGCCTTTAAGTTCCCGGCGCAGGAGCAGATGACGTTTGTGCGCGACGTTGAATTTCAGGTAGGCCGCACCGGCGCCGTTACCCCGGTAGCGCGTCTTGAGCCGGTGCTGGTAGCGGGCGCCATGGTCAGCAACGCGACCCTGCACAACGCGGACGAAATCGAGCGTCTCGGCCTGCGCATCGGCGACAAAGTGGTTATCCGCCGCGCCGGTGACGTTATTCCGCAGGTGGTTAACGTTGTGCTCTCCGAACGCCCGGCAGATGCGCGTGAAGTGGTGTTTCCTGCCCACTGTCCGGTGTGCGGCTCCGACGTTGAGCGCGTCGAAGGGGAAGCCGTAACGCGCTGCACCGGCGGGCTGATCTGCGGCGCGCAGCGCAAAGAGGCGCTAAAGCACTTTGTCTCGCGTCGCGCCATGGACGTTGACGGCCTGGGCGATAAAATCATCGACCAGCTGGTAGAAACCGAATATGTCAAAACGCCGGCGGATCTGTTCAGGCTGACGCCGGAGAAGCTACTCGGTCTGGATCGCATGGGACCGAAGTCCGCGCAAAATGTAGTGAACGCACTGGAGAAAGCGAAGTCGACCACCCTGGCGCGCTTTCTCTACGCGCTCGGCATTCGCGAAGTGGGCGAGGCGACCGCCGCTAACCTGGCTAACCACTTTGGCGAGCTGCAAAAAGTGATGGACGCCGACCTGGAGGCGCTGATCGCAGTGCAGGACGTCGGTACCGTTGTTGCCACCCACGTACGCAACTTTATGGAAGAAGAGAGCAACCGCGAAATCATTCGCCAGCTGGTGGAGGAGACAGGCGTACACTGGCCGAAAATCGACGTGGTTAAGGCGGAAGAGATCGACAGCCCGTTCGCCGGAAAAACCGTGGTGCTGACCGGTTCGCTGACCCAGCTCACGCGCGACGAGGCGAAAGATCGCCTGACCGCCCTCGGCGCGAAAGTCAGCGGCAGCGTATCAAAGAAAACCGATCTGGTTATCGCAGGCGAAGCGGCAGGCTCCAAGCTGGTCAAAGCGCAGGAGCTGGGCATTGAGGTAATCGACGAAGCCGAAATGATCCGGCGGCTGGATGCCTGA
- a CDS encoding DUF3820 family protein, with amino-acid sequence MDKAHLVEIANTVMPFGKYKGCLLIDLPEPYLLWFARKAEFPSGHLGELMQMTLAIKIEGLEGLVKPLKRNA; translated from the coding sequence ATGGACAAAGCGCACCTGGTGGAGATCGCCAATACGGTGATGCCGTTCGGCAAATATAAAGGCTGCCTGCTGATCGATCTGCCGGAGCCTTACCTGCTGTGGTTCGCGCGCAAAGCGGAGTTCCCCTCGGGTCATCTGGGCGAGCTGATGCAGATGACGCTCGCCATCAAGATCGAAGGCCTGGAAGGGCTGGTTAAACCGCTTAAACGCAACGCATAA
- a CDS encoding bile acid:sodium symporter family protein: MGFLRLDPMMIKLIITVLLATFLPAKGIFVDIFDYLTTAAIALLFFMHGAKLSREKIIAGSSHWRLHLWIMFSTFVLFPILGLLIVWWHPVNVSAEIYTGFLYLCILPATVQSAIAFTSMAGGNVAAAVCSASASSLLGVFISPLLVNLVMDVHSSTPTDGFEQVGKIMLQLLVPFILGHLSRRWIAGWVERHRSLIGKTDQTSILLVVYSAFSEAVVNGIWHRVGIDTLLWILAGCILLLALVLVINLCASRLFGFNRADEIVVLFCGSKKSLANGVPMANILFPASAVGIIVLPLMIFHQVQLMVCSWIAQRYKVSHEKKLAQQVKPTVVESQK, translated from the coding sequence ATGGGATTTCTGCGACTCGATCCGATGATGATCAAACTGATCATCACGGTGCTGCTGGCCACCTTTCTGCCCGCCAAAGGCATTTTTGTCGATATCTTTGACTATCTGACCACGGCCGCTATCGCCCTGCTCTTTTTTATGCACGGTGCCAAGCTGTCGCGGGAAAAGATCATCGCAGGCAGCAGCCACTGGCGACTGCACCTGTGGATTATGTTCAGCACCTTTGTGCTCTTTCCGATCCTCGGCCTGCTGATCGTCTGGTGGCATCCGGTTAACGTCAGCGCCGAGATCTACACCGGCTTTCTCTATCTCTGCATTTTGCCCGCCACGGTGCAGTCCGCTATCGCCTTTACCTCGATGGCTGGCGGCAACGTTGCGGCGGCGGTATGCAGCGCCTCGGCGTCGAGCCTGCTGGGCGTCTTTATCTCCCCGCTGCTGGTGAACCTGGTAATGGATGTTCACAGCAGTACGCCCACCGACGGTTTTGAGCAGGTCGGCAAGATTATGCTGCAGCTGCTGGTGCCGTTTATCCTGGGTCATCTGTCGCGTCGCTGGATTGCGGGCTGGGTGGAGAGACATCGCAGCCTGATCGGTAAAACCGATCAGACCTCGATTCTGCTGGTGGTTTACTCCGCCTTTAGCGAAGCGGTGGTTAACGGTATCTGGCATCGCGTCGGCATCGATACCCTGCTGTGGATTCTGGCGGGCTGCATCCTGCTGCTGGCACTGGTGCTGGTGATTAACCTCTGCGCTTCGCGCCTGTTCGGCTTTAACCGCGCCGATGAAATCGTGGTGCTGTTCTGCGGCTCGAAAAAGAGCCTGGCGAACGGCGTGCCGATGGCCAATATTCTGTTCCCGGCCAGCGCGGTGGGCATTATCGTGTTGCCGCTGATGATCTTTCATCAGGTGCAGCTTATGGTCTGCTCCTGGATCGCCCAGCGCTATAAAGTCAGCCACGAGAAGAAGCTGGCGCAGCAGGTGAAGCCGACCGTTGTCGAGTCGCAAAAATAA
- the zipA gene encoding cell division protein ZipA, whose product MMQDLRLILIVVGAIAIIALLLHGLWTSRKERSSVFRDRPHKRLKQRDQRDDEDSLTDDEESVGEVRVRHERPHQEPRIDNFRDEQQDDAPLFSATPEKPRQSAARPQPQQEDDPLLTPQQSRPQPPRPQPQPVQAPAPQEPAPRFAPAQPIQADPLLDLDPLEAAQPEPQFQAEPQPQPQQPVRHPAEQHEPQQVEPVRQEAPKAPGKPKETVLVLHVAAHTGGTLNGEALLQGILQAGFQFGEMNIFHRHLSPAGSGPVLFSLANMVKPGSFNPDEMSDFSTPGISIFMMVPSYGDANQNFKLMLQSAQRIADDVGGVVLDDERRMMTPQKLETYKNRIREVIESRE is encoded by the coding sequence ATGATGCAGGATTTGCGTCTGATATTAATCGTTGTTGGCGCGATCGCCATTATAGCGCTCCTTCTTCACGGGCTGTGGACCAGCCGTAAAGAGCGCTCGTCCGTGTTTCGCGATCGCCCGCACAAACGGCTCAAACAGCGCGACCAGCGCGACGATGAAGACAGCCTGACCGACGATGAAGAGAGCGTTGGCGAGGTGCGTGTGCGCCATGAGCGGCCGCATCAGGAGCCGCGTATCGACAATTTCCGCGACGAGCAGCAGGATGATGCGCCGCTCTTCAGCGCAACGCCGGAGAAGCCGCGTCAGTCCGCCGCGCGCCCGCAGCCTCAGCAGGAAGACGATCCGCTGCTGACGCCGCAGCAGTCGCGTCCTCAGCCGCCGCGTCCGCAACCTCAGCCTGTTCAGGCGCCAGCGCCGCAGGAACCTGCGCCGCGTTTTGCGCCAGCGCAGCCGATTCAGGCCGATCCGCTGCTCGATTTAGATCCGCTGGAAGCCGCGCAGCCCGAGCCGCAGTTCCAGGCAGAGCCGCAGCCGCAGCCGCAGCAGCCTGTACGCCATCCGGCGGAGCAGCATGAGCCGCAGCAGGTTGAGCCGGTTCGCCAGGAAGCGCCTAAAGCGCCAGGCAAGCCGAAAGAGACGGTGCTGGTGCTGCACGTCGCCGCCCATACTGGCGGTACGCTGAACGGGGAAGCGCTGCTGCAGGGCATTCTGCAGGCGGGCTTCCAGTTTGGCGAAATGAATATTTTCCATCGCCATCTCAGCCCGGCGGGCAGCGGACCGGTGCTTTTCAGCCTGGCGAATATGGTGAAGCCTGGCTCGTTCAATCCGGATGAGATGTCTGACTTCTCCACGCCTGGCATCTCAATCTTTATGATGGTGCCTTCCTACGGCGACGCGAACCAAAACTTTAAGCTGATGCTGCAGTCTGCGCAGCGTATCGCCGATGACGTCGGCGGCGTGGTGCTCGACGACGAGCGTCGCATGATGACGCCGCAGAAGCTGGAAACCTACAAGAACCGCATACGCGAAGTTATTGAATCGCGAGAATAG
- a CDS encoding LysR family transcriptional regulator: MNYTLRQLRTFVAVAHHGGFSQAGQAIGLSQSAVSHSIKELEAVIGVRLLDRTTREVMLTEAGRQLASRMAGLLGEMDSTLLDIRSYGEQRSGTVRIAASQTISAHLMPQCLAASQKSYPDIHVILHDRMQQVVLQSVRNAEVDFGIVIGPLSDSDLDCQPILEEPFLLLCRSDDPLAAVDKAQWRMLAGRDMVLQDYASGSRVLIDAALRQQQVEIKVVQDIGHPATLFPMVDAGIGISILPALALPLPAGRALTVRRLYPEINRSLMLVKRKNRSLTPAAQAIWQEARQQAMLLTQQRVSNPPF, translated from the coding sequence ATGAATTATACCCTGCGCCAGCTGCGCACCTTTGTCGCCGTCGCCCATCACGGCGGATTCAGCCAGGCCGGACAGGCGATCGGCCTCAGCCAGTCGGCCGTCAGCCACAGCATTAAAGAGCTGGAGGCGGTTATCGGCGTGCGGCTGCTCGATCGCACCACGCGCGAAGTGATGCTGACGGAAGCGGGGCGGCAGCTGGCGTCGCGCATGGCGGGTCTGCTGGGGGAGATGGACTCGACGCTGCTCGATATCCGCAGCTACGGCGAACAGCGAAGCGGCACGGTGCGCATCGCCGCCAGTCAGACCATCTCTGCCCATCTGATGCCGCAATGCCTCGCTGCCAGCCAGAAAAGCTATCCAGATATTCACGTTATTCTGCACGACCGGATGCAGCAGGTGGTTTTGCAGAGCGTACGCAATGCCGAAGTCGATTTTGGCATTGTTATCGGCCCGCTTAGCGACAGCGATCTCGACTGCCAGCCGATCCTGGAAGAGCCTTTTTTACTGCTGTGCCGCAGCGACGATCCGCTCGCCGCGGTGGATAAGGCGCAGTGGCGCATGCTGGCGGGACGCGACATGGTGCTGCAGGATTACGCCTCCGGCAGTCGCGTGTTGATTGACGCAGCGCTGCGTCAGCAGCAGGTGGAGATTAAGGTGGTGCAGGATATCGGGCATCCGGCAACGCTGTTTCCCATGGTCGATGCGGGCATTGGCATCAGTATCTTGCCGGCGCTGGCGCTGCCGCTCCCGGCGGGCAGGGCGCTGACGGTGCGTCGACTCTATCCCGAAATCAACCGCAGCCTGATGCTGGTCAAGCGCAAAAACCGTTCGCTGACGCCGGCGGCGCAGGCCATCTGGCAGGAAGCGCGTCAGCAGGCGATGCTGCTGACGCAACAACGTGTGAGTAATCCGCCGTTTTAG